In Leguminivora glycinivorella isolate SPB_JAAS2020 chromosome 11, LegGlyc_1.1, whole genome shotgun sequence, a single window of DNA contains:
- the LOC125231002 gene encoding lectizyme-like: MWQTMILVTLCYCGEGRRRSLRVHQGMEDIYNEFPFAVSLEGPEGDRMCTGSLIALNWVVTAGHCTIITEWHIISSVLLRRRAKTVSKSLQRYDGCP, encoded by the exons ATGTGGCAGACCATGATTCTAGTAACACTGTGTTACTGCGGCGAAGGACGACGACGGTCTCTCAGAGTCCACCAAGGAATGGAGGACATCTACAACGAGTTCCCATTTGCGGTCAGCTTGGAGGGCCCTGAAGGGGATAGAATGTGTACGGGCAGCCTTATTGCTCTCAATTGGGTCGTAACTGCTGGCCATTGCACCATTATTACTGAATGGCATATTATAAG CTCTGTGCTTCTGCGGCGAAGGGCGAAGACGGTCTCTAAGAGTCTACAAAGGTATGATGGATGTCCATAA
- the LOC125231001 gene encoding uncharacterized protein LOC125231001 yields MIRVRNVLSWISLVVLIIAVSSVTVGLARKHHGRRADPPPTPKGPTTPVDFLKNRQFYIRPWVEQLHGVEKKMALPLPKDHWAKKIKHLLKLQQQRQPRK; encoded by the exons ATGATTCGAGTCAGAAATG taTTGTCCTGGATCAGCTTAGTAGTTCTGATAATAGCAGTCTCCTCAGTTACCGTAGGATTGGCAAGAAAGCACCATGGGCGTCGGGCTGACCCACCACCAACACCTAAAGGTCCTACTACCCCAGTG GATTTCCTAAAAAATCGGCAATTCTACATCCGCCCATGGGTAGAGCAGCTTCACGGCGTGGAGAAGAAAATGGCTCTACCTCTTCCTAAAGACCACTGGGCCAAGAAGATTAAACATCTACTCAAACTGCAGCAGCAAAGGCAACCACGAAAATAA